A genomic region of Thermodesulfobacteriota bacterium contains the following coding sequences:
- a CDS encoding DUF1847 domain-containing protein: MIEPEKLQCGRCPKKICWLGFSSDGPSFCPMKTKLPILEEARKKLLNKETKETIRAVALTWKDSGLNLTRVEETIIFAKHMGYKKLGIGFCIGLSEEVEILSNILENNGFDVVSACCVAGGLSSEDMDIKEEEKIFPGRGRQPQCNPVGQAFLLNEQKTDLNILFGLCTGDDTVFIKHSDAPITVLAVKDRILGHNPLAAIYTSKRFYTRLQPGKPKER, encoded by the coding sequence ATGATTGAACCGGAAAAATTACAGTGTGGCAGATGCCCCAAAAAGATTTGCTGGCTGGGTTTTTCTAGCGATGGACCATCCTTTTGTCCAATGAAGACAAAGCTCCCAATACTGGAAGAGGCAAGAAAGAAGCTGCTGAATAAGGAGACAAAGGAGACAATCCGTGCCGTTGCCCTGACGTGGAAGGATTCAGGTTTGAATTTGACCCGAGTTGAAGAAACCATAATCTTTGCAAAACACATGGGCTATAAAAAGCTTGGCATAGGCTTTTGTATAGGGTTGTCTGAGGAAGTCGAGATACTTTCTAATATTCTTGAGAACAATGGGTTCGATGTGGTATCAGCATGCTGCGTAGCGGGCGGCCTTTCCTCAGAAGACATGGATATTAAAGAGGAAGAAAAAATATTCCCGGGACGGGGACGACAACCTCAATGTAATCCAGTCGGACAGGCATTTCTTCTGAATGAACAGAAAACCGATTTGAATATCCTGTTTGGATTATGTACGGGTGACGATACTGTCTTCATCAAACATTCGGATGCCCCTATTACTGTTTTAGCAGTCAAGGATAGGATCCTGGGTCACAATCCTCTGGCAGCAATCTATACCTCTAAGAGGTTCTATACAAGACTTCAACCCGGGAAGCCGAAAGAAAGATGA